A region from the Campylobacter blaseri genome encodes:
- a CDS encoding restriction endonuclease has protein sequence MQLPKFHETFIPILKVLVDEDEIYNKDLKKKVYKKFYSNIPENLLQQKTKSGINILEDRIGWGYSYLKMGKFVIYPKRGFIKITKKGREIAKKGNFTIFDLKNDAEFQNYQNNKLQTSDKKDNDILDESPLELIENGISNIETQTKIELLERLKDSDPYFFEKIVLKLLEKMGYGEFFETSKSKDGGIDGIINEDKLGLEKIYIQAKRYTENKVRELDIRNFIGAMSGDTKKGVFITTSTFDNLAIQKANNAHHKIILIDGSKLVDLMYEYNVGIQVKTTYEIKELDNDFFEE, from the coding sequence ATGCAACTACCTAAATTTCACGAAACATTTATACCTATCTTAAAAGTTTTAGTTGATGAAGATGAAATTTACAACAAAGACTTAAAGAAAAAAGTTTATAAAAAGTTCTACAGCAATATACCAGAAAATTTATTACAGCAAAAAACAAAAAGTGGTATTAATATTTTAGAAGATAGAATAGGATGGGGATATTCATATTTAAAAATGGGAAAGTTTGTTATTTATCCAAAGCGTGGTTTTATAAAAATAACCAAAAAAGGTAGGGAAATTGCTAAAAAAGGAAACTTTACTATTTTTGATTTAAAAAATGATGCTGAATTTCAAAATTATCAAAATAATAAATTACAAACCAGTGATAAAAAAGACAATGATATACTAGATGAAAGTCCTTTAGAGCTTATAGAAAATGGTATTTCAAATATTGAAACTCAAACGAAAATTGAACTATTAGAAAGATTAAAAGATAGTGATCCGTATTTTTTTGAAAAAATTGTTTTAAAATTACTAGAAAAAATGGGTTATGGAGAATTCTTTGAAACTTCAAAATCAAAAGATGGCGGGATTGATGGCATTATAAATGAAGATAAACTTGGACTTGAAAAAATTTATATACAAGCTAAAAGATACACAGAAAATAAAGTTCGTGAACTAGACATTAGAAATTTCATAGGTGCTATGAGTGGTGATACCAAAAAAGGTGTTTTCATAACTACTTCAACTTTTGATAACTTAGCCATACAAAAAGCAAACAACGCACATCATAAGATTATTTTAATAGATGGAAGTAAATTAGTTGATTTAATGTATGAATATAATGTTGGAATTCAAGTAAAAACTACTTATGAGATAAAAGAGCTTGATAATGACTTTTTTGAAGAGTAA
- the dxr gene encoding 1-deoxy-D-xylulose-5-phosphate reductoisomerase, whose amino-acid sequence MVVLGSTGSIGVNSLEIAKRFNLEIEALSCNKNYKLLNEQISKFSPKFVCIGDKFLKDKVNHNKVFIGENGLLDMLKECQSSKVVNALVGFAGLKPSILVQKLGKTLCLANKESLVAGGKFLDSKKIKAIDSEHFGLKFLLKDSLKIKKMIITASGGAFRDTPLGELKNATPQMALKHPNWKMGSKITIDSATMTNKLFEIMEAYWLYGVKNLDAIIEKSSTIHALIDFIDGSTTAHISIADMKLAISHAIIDDLNEEIVSNFDLLNLKKMEFQKIDLEKFPIFSLKDEVVKNPDLGTIINAANEIYVKKFLNNECKFLDNKKIVFESLDKFGSTKITDIDDLFELDFKVKEFALHI is encoded by the coding sequence ATGGTAGTTTTAGGTTCAACTGGAAGCATTGGGGTTAATAGCTTAGAGATAGCTAAGAGATTTAACCTTGAAATAGAAGCATTAAGCTGTAATAAAAACTATAAATTACTAAATGAACAAATTTCCAAATTTAGTCCTAAATTTGTTTGTATTGGAGATAAATTTTTAAAAGACAAAGTAAATCATAACAAAGTATTTATCGGTGAAAATGGACTTTTAGATATGTTAAAAGAGTGCCAAAGCTCCAAAGTGGTAAATGCTTTAGTTGGATTTGCAGGGCTTAAACCAAGTATTTTGGTGCAAAAATTAGGTAAAACCCTATGTCTTGCAAACAAAGAAAGTCTTGTGGCTGGAGGTAAATTTTTAGATAGTAAAAAAATTAAAGCTATTGATAGTGAGCATTTTGGTTTGAAATTTTTACTAAAAGATAGTTTGAAGATTAAAAAGATGATTATAACTGCAAGTGGCGGAGCTTTTAGGGATACTCCTTTAGGAGAGCTTAAAAATGCAACTCCACAAATGGCACTTAAACATCCAAATTGGAAAATGGGATCTAAGATTACAATTGATAGTGCAACTATGACAAACAAGCTTTTTGAGATAATGGAAGCTTATTGGCTTTATGGTGTTAAAAATCTCGATGCGATTATTGAAAAAAGCTCAACGATTCACGCTTTAATTGATTTTATAGATGGCTCAACTACTGCACATATTAGTATAGCTGATATGAAACTTGCAATTTCTCATGCCATAATTGATGATTTAAATGAAGAAATAGTTTCAAACTTTGACCTTTTAAATTTGAAAAAAATGGAATTTCAAAAAATTGACCTAGAAAAATTTCCAATATTTAGTCTAAAAGATGAGGTTGTTAAAAACCCAGATTTAGGAACCATAATAAATGCAGCAAATGAAATTTATGTAAAGAAATTTCTAAATAATGAGTGTAAATTTTTAGATAATAAAAAAATAGTTTTTGAAAGCTTGGATAAATTTGGTTCAACAAAAATTACTGATATAGATGATTTGTTTGAATTAGATTTTAAAGTAAAAGAATTTGCTTTGCATATTTAA
- a CDS encoding phosphatidate cytidylyltransferase, which produces MEARLKTAGIMILALLVLVFLDIWLLNVLVFAAILAIAFSESLLLFKVEKWELIIVAMVSFVLFLPFAGSFEGTYKFIMFLILFIASYLALMNRQNWESILPFLYPVAPIFIMFSIYNTLGISCLVFVIAIVVATDSGAYFIGKMFGRYRFTPTSPNKTIEGVLGGILCGVVLGFLYNKNFIDGNVFSIWSIILISISSVFGDLFESYLKRKAGVKDSGTLFPGHGGVLDRVDGLLFASMVLSLVVTW; this is translated from the coding sequence ATGGAAGCGCGTTTAAAGACGGCAGGTATTATGATTTTAGCACTACTTGTGCTTGTTTTTTTGGATATTTGGTTGTTGAATGTCTTAGTTTTTGCTGCTATCTTAGCCATTGCTTTTTCAGAGAGTTTGTTGCTATTTAAGGTTGAAAAATGGGAGCTTATCATTGTAGCTATGGTTTCTTTTGTATTGTTTCTTCCTTTTGCAGGCAGTTTTGAGGGCACATATAAATTTATAATGTTTTTAATTCTTTTTATAGCCTCATATTTAGCACTTATGAATAGGCAAAATTGGGAATCAATTTTACCATTTTTATACCCTGTTGCACCTATTTTTATAATGTTTAGTATATATAATACTCTTGGTATATCCTGTTTAGTGTTTGTGATTGCTATAGTTGTGGCAACTGATAGCGGGGCATATTTTATAGGAAAGATGTTTGGAAGATATAGATTTACCCCAACATCTCCTAATAAAACTATAGAGGGCGTTTTAGGCGGTATACTTTGTGGTGTTGTTTTGGGATTTTTATATAATAAAAATTTTATAGATGGTAATGTGTTTAGCATTTGGTCTATAATCTTAATATCAATTTCTAGCGTATTTGGTGATCTTTTTGAGAGTTATTTAAAAAGAAAAGCAGGTGTAAAAGATAGTGGTACACTTTTTCCTGGACATGGTGGCGTTTTAGATAGAGTTGATGGACTTCTTTTTGCCTCTATGGTACTTAGTTTAGTTGTAACATGGTAG
- a CDS encoding NFACT RNA binding domain-containing protein — protein sequence MKYKILIQIGQYLQKYNKINTIKRANDRVLVIDFNSKEKLFFDMSKGNSSIYKNDEFQSSKHYNAPFDVTLAKRFNSSYIEKIEVLDGNRILHIKAVQKGSYKKVESNIYFEFTGRFTNVVIADEKNMILDALSHYENQNRTIKPGKELIHLDPINIKEKESEDILNFNEFFKNEFEKINLKQMENVKFSKLSQVEKKLSGVQKNLNSLQSKEELLNQSEVLNNKARIITANLHNLKDFDRELKLVDFEGKDIFIKLEESPKNSTKQMFEESKKLKQKALGISIEEKNLNEKIKFLENLKYMLKNAKTIEELEILLPRKSQKKKYEKEHDNIENFYINEFKISVGKNEKGNILLLKNAKKNDFWFHIKDIPSAHVIVKTNKQKLSEDIIEFAANLCVNMSVKESGKYLVDFTKKENVKVINGAFVNYVNYDTIEILKV from the coding sequence ATGAAATATAAAATTTTAATACAAATAGGACAATATTTACAAAAATATAATAAAATTAATACCATTAAAAGAGCTAATGATAGGGTATTAGTCATAGACTTTAACAGCAAAGAAAAGCTTTTTTTTGATATGAGCAAAGGAAATTCTTCCATATATAAAAATGATGAATTTCAGAGCTCCAAACACTATAACGCTCCTTTTGATGTTACTTTGGCAAAAAGATTTAACTCATCTTATATAGAAAAAATAGAAGTTTTGGATGGGAATAGAATTTTGCACATAAAAGCTGTTCAAAAAGGAAGCTATAAAAAAGTAGAATCTAATATATATTTTGAGTTCACAGGTCGGTTTACAAATGTTGTTATAGCAGATGAAAAAAATATGATATTAGATGCATTAAGCCACTATGAAAACCAAAACAGAACTATAAAACCTGGAAAAGAACTTATCCATTTAGATCCAATAAACATTAAAGAAAAAGAGAGTGAAGACATCTTAAATTTCAATGAGTTTTTTAAAAATGAGTTTGAAAAGATAAATTTAAAACAGATGGAAAATGTGAAATTTTCTAAGTTATCTCAAGTTGAAAAAAAGCTTTCAGGTGTACAAAAAAACTTAAACTCACTACAAAGCAAAGAGGAGCTTTTAAATCAAAGTGAGGTTCTTAATAATAAAGCTAGAATCATAACTGCAAATCTGCATAATTTAAAAGATTTTGATAGAGAGTTAAAACTTGTTGATTTTGAGGGAAAAGATATATTTATAAAGCTAGAAGAAAGTCCTAAAAATAGCACTAAGCAGATGTTTGAAGAGAGTAAAAAGTTAAAGCAAAAAGCACTAGGAATATCTATAGAAGAGAAAAATTTAAATGAAAAAATCAAGTTTTTAGAAAATTTAAAATATATGCTAAAAAATGCAAAAACTATTGAAGAGCTTGAAATTTTGTTACCTAGAAAAAGTCAGAAAAAAAAGTATGAAAAAGAGCATGACAATATTGAAAATTTCTATATAAATGAGTTTAAAATTTCAGTTGGTAAAAATGAAAAAGGTAATATTTTGCTTTTAAAAAATGCAAAAAAGAATGACTTTTGGTTTCATATCAAAGATATTCCATCTGCTCATGTAATAGTAAAAACTAATAAGCAAAAGCTTAGCGAAGATATTATAGAATTTGCTGCAAATTTATGTGTTAATATGAGCGTAAAAGAGAGCGGTAAGTATTTAGTTGATTTTACAAAAAAAGAGAATGTTAAGGTCATAAATGGAGCTTTTGTGAATTACGTAAATTACGATACAATAGAAATTTTAAAAGTATAA
- the leuC gene encoding 3-isopropylmalate dehydratase large subunit encodes MKLTITEKIFSEHAGKEVLAGQITQSNIDMIIGNDITTPISIKAFRESGAKKLANPYGFALVMDHYIPAKDIMSANQAKISRDFAYEHDLPYFFDEKDLGIEHALLPEKGLVIPGDVIIGADSHTCTHGALGAFSTGMGSTDLAYAMITGNNWFKVPQSIKVAFNGKPEEHVYGKDLILEIIRQIGVDGALYKALEFTGDTINYLEMDDRFSLCNMSIEAGAKSGIIAVDEITKEFLKDKNLRDKPKYHYSDEGANYERILEIDVSRLEPLVAYPFLPSNGKSITQAVKDDIAIDQAFIGSCTNGRISDLRIAAKILKGKRVARKTRLIITPATQKILMQAQKEGLVDIFIEAGAVVSNPTCGACLGGYMGILGAGERCISTTNRNFIGRMGDRSSEIYLSNSAVAAASAITGKITDPRDL; translated from the coding sequence ATGAAATTAACAATAACAGAAAAAATATTTAGTGAACATGCTGGTAAAGAGGTTTTGGCTGGGCAGATAACTCAAAGCAATATTGATATGATAATAGGAAATGATATAACTACGCCTATTTCAATAAAAGCTTTTAGAGAAAGTGGAGCTAAAAAACTTGCAAATCCATATGGCTTTGCACTAGTTATGGACCACTACATTCCAGCAAAAGATATAATGAGTGCCAATCAAGCTAAAATTTCAAGAGATTTTGCTTATGAGCATGATTTACCATATTTTTTTGATGAAAAAGATTTAGGAATTGAACATGCTTTGCTTCCTGAAAAAGGGCTTGTGATACCAGGAGATGTTATAATCGGAGCTGATTCTCACACCTGTACACATGGTGCTTTAGGAGCTTTTTCAACCGGTATGGGCTCAACTGATTTAGCTTACGCTATGATAACTGGAAATAACTGGTTTAAAGTTCCGCAAAGTATAAAAGTGGCTTTTAATGGAAAGCCAGAGGAGCATGTCTATGGAAAAGATTTGATTTTAGAAATTATTAGACAAATAGGCGTTGATGGCGCTTTATATAAAGCGTTAGAATTTACAGGTGATACTATAAACTATCTTGAAATGGATGATAGATTTTCACTTTGCAACATGTCAATAGAAGCAGGTGCAAAAAGTGGGATAATTGCAGTTGATGAAATTACAAAAGAATTTTTAAAAGATAAAAACTTAAGAGATAAACCAAAATATCACTATTCAGACGAAGGTGCAAATTATGAAAGAATTTTGGAAATTGATGTTAGTAGACTTGAGCCTTTAGTTGCATATCCATTTTTACCTAGCAATGGAAAAAGTATAACTCAAGCTGTCAAAGATGATATAGCGATTGACCAAGCATTTATCGGAAGTTGCACTAATGGAAGAATTAGTGATTTAAGAATAGCAGCAAAAATTCTAAAAGGCAAAAGAGTTGCAAGAAAAACAAGACTTATCATAACTCCAGCAACACAAAAGATTTTAATGCAAGCTCAAAAAGAAGGACTTGTAGATATATTTATAGAAGCAGGAGCAGTTGTAAGTAATCCAACTTGTGGTGCTTGTCTTGGTGGGTATATGGGAATTTTAGGTGCTGGTGAGAGATGTATATCAACTACAAATAGAAATTTTATTGGAAGAATGGGCGATAGAAGCAGTGAAATTTACTTGTCAAACTCTGCAGTTGCTGCTGCAAGTGCAATTACAGGCAAAATAACGGATCCAAGAGATTTGTAG
- the mobA gene encoding molybdenum cofactor guanylyltransferase, with amino-acid sequence MKSCVILGGGKSSRMGKDKTLLPFKGQPSLTHYQYNKLKVVFDNVFVSAKNQKFNPPLPIIEDRINDYSPMLALYSILSYFKNEKIFIIPADMPFVEIDTIRKLYNESIGYEICVAGDSEFRHSLCGFFDSNLANLTKTLYEKKEHKIGLLFKEVKFKEIKFNNNEQFFNINYPKDYEKANL; translated from the coding sequence GTGAAATCTTGTGTAATATTAGGTGGTGGAAAAAGCTCTAGAATGGGCAAAGATAAAACACTTTTACCATTTAAGGGACAACCTAGTTTAACACACTATCAATACAATAAGCTTAAAGTTGTTTTTGATAATGTTTTTGTAAGTGCTAAAAATCAAAAATTTAATCCGCCTTTACCCATAATTGAAGATAGAATTAATGACTATTCTCCAATGCTTGCTCTTTATTCTATCTTATCATATTTTAAAAATGAAAAAATTTTTATAATACCTGCTGATATGCCTTTTGTGGAAATTGATACTATAAGAAAACTATATAACGAATCAATAGGTTATGAAATTTGCGTGGCTGGTGATAGTGAATTTAGACATAGTCTGTGTGGCTTTTTTGATAGTAATTTAGCAAATTTAACAAAAACTCTATATGAGAAAAAAGAGCATAAAATAGGACTTTTGTTTAAAGAGGTTAAATTTAAAGAGATTAAATTTAATAACAATGAACAATTTTTTAATATAAATTACCCCAAAGACTATGAAAAGGCAAATTTATGA